One window of Trifolium pratense cultivar HEN17-A07 linkage group LG5, ARS_RC_1.1, whole genome shotgun sequence genomic DNA carries:
- the LOC123883210 gene encoding protein WHAT'S THIS FACTOR 9, mitochondrial-like has protein sequence MMNKFKNGFLPLMNLQFQYRGIAKVRLKWVKNRSLDHIIDKETDLKAASLLKDAIKRSSTGFLTAKTFTDWQKLLGLTVPVLRFMRRYPTLFHEFPHLRWNSLPCFRLTETAQLLDSQEQSIYTLHENDTVERLSRLLMMTKTRTVPLQSLYPLKFDLGFPDSFEKTLIPKYPEKFQFVKASNGVSAIRLKDWCDEFAVSALQKSNECESESGTDQYREFKRGKTALVFPMRFPRGYGGQKKVRFWMDEFQKLPYISPYADSSKIDPKSDLMEKRVVGVLHEILSLCLHKKTKRNYLRSLREELNLPHKFTRIFTRYPGIFYLSLKCKTTTVTLREGYARGKLIDPHPLARHRDKFYHVMRTGLLYRSDGSLKLGEDALMVDSVENDEMGDGDSEEEEVETSDEFSKDEVSDSDDSE, from the coding sequence ATGATGAATAAATTCAAAAATGGTTTTCTTCCATTGATGAACCTTCAATTTCAATATCGTGGCATTGCAAAAGTACGTTTAAAATGGGTAAAAAATCGAAGCCTAGATCACATAATCGACAAAGAAACCGATCTAAAAGCTGCATCACTTCTCAAAGATGCAATCAAACGTTCCTCCACCGGTTTCCTCACTGCCAAAACCTTCACCGATTGGCAAAAGCTTCTTGGATTAACAGTTCCCGTTCTCCGATTCATGCGAAGGTATCCAACTCTCTTTCACGAATTCCCTCACCTTCGTTGGAACTCTCTTCCTTGTTTCCGATTAACCGAAACTGCACAATTGTTAGATTCACAAGAACAAAGCATTTACACTCTTCATGAAAATGACACTGTTGAGAGACTCTCTAGGTTACTCATGATGACGAAAACTCGTACTGTTCCGTTACAGTCTCTTTATCCTCTTAAATTTGATTTAGGTTTTCCTGATTCGTTTGAGAAAACCCTAATTCCTAAATATCCTGAGAAATTTCAATTTGTTAAGGCTTCTAATGGTGTTTCCGCGATTCGTCTGAAGGATTGGTGTGATGAATTTGCGGTTTCGGCTTTGCAGAAGAGTAATGAGTGTGAGAGTGAGAGTGGGACTGATCAGTATAGAGAGTTTAAGAGAGGGAAAACGGCGTTGGTTTTTCCGATGAGGTTTCCAAGAGGTTATGGTGGACAAAAGAAGGTTAGGTTTTGGATGGATGAGTTTCAGAAATTGCCTTATATTTCACCTTATGCTGATTCTTCTAAGATTGATCCTAAAAGTGATTTGATGGAGAAGCGTGTTGTTGGGGTTTTGCATGAGATTTTGAGCTTGTGTTTGCATAAGAAAACTAAGAGGAATTACTTGAGGAGTTTGAGGGAGGAGTTGAATCTTCCTCATAAGTTTACTAGGATTTTTACTAGATATCCTGGGATCTTTTATCTTTCGTTGAAGTGTAAAACGACTACTGTTACTCTTAGAGAAGGTTATGCGAGGGGGAAATTGATTGACCCGCATCCACTTGCTCGTCATAGAGATAAGTTTTACCATGTGATGAGGACAGGGCTTCTTTATCGCAGTGATGGATCATTGAAACTTGGGGAAGATGCTTTGATGGTTGATTCTGTGGAGAATGATGAAATGGGGGACGGGGATTCTGAGGAGGAAGAAGTTGAAACAAGTGATGAATTCTCCAAGGATGAAGTTTCAGACTCGGATGATAGTGAATGA
- the LOC123883212 gene encoding ribosome production factor 2 homolog has product MSEFRTAKTRRGKKELQKRAPKLIESGKKTLVLHGTKTSAVLNTVLTQIYQLKKESAVKYSRKNDNIKPFEAGGETSLEFFSQKTDCSIFLYGSHSKKRPNNLVIGRTYDHHVYDLVEVGIENFKAMESFMYDKKLAPKEGSKPFMAFIGEGFESVIGLKHLKEVLLDLFRGEVVENLNLAGVDRAYVCTALSSTKVFFTHCALRLKKSGTVVPRMELVEVGPSMDMVIRRHRPPNESVRKEAMRTSRDKPKKKEKNVKKDPLQGKIGNVYIPDQKIGEMALPNKSKGVKRERREAKQKHGSDDHASKKKKEDS; this is encoded by the exons ATGTCGGAATTCAGAACCGCAAAGACACGAAGGGGCAAAAAGGAGCTCCAGAAGCGTGCTCCCAAACTG ATTGAATCTGGTAAGAAAACGCTAGTGCTTCATGGGACCAAAACTAGTGCTGTTTTGAACACTGTGTTGACTCAGATTTATCAGCTCAAGAAGGAAAGTGCTGTTAAGTATAGCCGTAAGAATGACAATATTAAACCTTTTGAAGCTGGTGGTGAGACCTCTTTAGAGTTTTTCTCCCAGAAAACTGATTGCAGTATCTTTCTG TATGGATCTCACTCAAAGAAGCGACCTAATAACCTTGTTATTGGGAGAACATATGATCACCATGTCTATGATCTGGTAGAAGTTGGGATTGAAAATTTTAAAGCCATGGAGTCATTTATGTATGATAAAAAGTTAGCTCCAAAGGAAGGTTCAAAGCCTTTTATGGCTTTCATTGGAGAAGGGTTTGAGTCTGTTATCGGACTAAAACATTTGAAGGAAGTTTTACTTGATCTTTTTCGTGGAGAG GTTGTGGAGAATTTAAATCTTGCCGGAGTGGACCGTGCATATGTATGTACTGCCCTGTCATCAACTAAGGTGTTTTTTACACACTGTGCTTTGCGGCTGAAAAAATCAGGCACAGTTGTCCCAAGAATGGAATTAGTAGAAGTTGGCCCTTCCATGGATATGGTTATTCGCCGGCATCGTCCTCCTAATGAAAGTGTAAGGAAGGAAGCCATGAGAACTTCAAGGGACAAGCCAAAGAAAAAG GAGAAGAATGTTAAAAAGGACCCCCTACAAGGAAAGATTGGAAATGTTTATATTCCAGATCAGAAG ATTGGAGAAATGGCTTTGCCCAATAAATCGAAAGGAGTGAAGAGGGAGCGCCGGGAAGCCAAGCAAAAACATGGGAGTGATGATCATGCATCGaaaaagaagaaggaagattcttaa
- the LOC123883211 gene encoding LOW QUALITY PROTEIN: G-type lectin S-receptor-like serine/threonine-protein kinase LECRK2 (The sequence of the model RefSeq protein was modified relative to this genomic sequence to represent the inferred CDS: inserted 2 bases in 1 codon), whose amino-acid sequence MASSLFHFLLYSLILQSIISVVAQNKSTIAIGDSFTAQTNNSQWLLSPSGEFAFGFLPLEGTDLFLLSIWYAKISDKTVVWYANRDSPAPKGSKVELNANDGLVITSPNGDSLWNTEGLNAKVSNGVFNDTGNFVLKGEKLNSVWETFQSPSDTFLPTQTLQKGGKLSSRLKETNFSKGRFELLLQDDGNLVMHSINLPSGYANENYYESGTVGSNTSSAGTQLVFDRSGYLYVKGENNEKYNVSEGVNKVSTTDFYLRATLTFDGVFTLYKHPKSSTQSEGWTIVWSKPDNICNHVDNEGSGVCGYNSFCTLGDDKRPICQCPQRYVLVDPDDPNGSCKPDFIQGCAEDELSKNRNDLYDFKILIDTDWPMADSVLQRPFTEEACKKSCMEDCFCSVAIFRLGDSCWKKKLPLSNGKVDKTLNGAKAFLKVRKDNISLAGVPQNPTNVTKNNNRETLVLVLSVLFGSSAILNVVFIVAICVSASFIFQYKKKLRRVSKNDTSVEIQSNLRCFTYKELEEATNGFYKELGRGAFGIVYEGVINTGSRTRVAVKKLNNFLLDQAHREFRNELNVIGLTHHKNLVRLLGFCEGGSERLLVYEFMSNGTLASFLFNDEILKPSWKLRLELAIGIARGLVYLHEECITRIIHCDIKPQNILLDDYFNARISDFGLAKLLNMNQSKTNTGIRGTKGYVALEWFKNSPITAKVDVYSFGVVLLEIISCRRCVEEMEQEDEEQAILTDWAYDCYKDGAVDALVEGDIEALADKEKLEKLVMIAIWCVQEDPYLRPTMRNVIHMLEGTVEVPVPPYPXHKLVFNIL is encoded by the exons ATGGCTTCCTCTCTATTTCACTTTCTGCTATACTCACTGATTCTTCAATCCATCATCAGTGTTGTAGCTCAAAACAAAAGTACTATAGCCATTGGTGATTCTTTTACAGCACAAACTAACAACTCTCAATGGTTGCTTTCACCTTCTGGTGAATTTGCCTTTGGTTTTCTTCCACTTGAAGGCACTGATCTTTTTTTGCTTTCCATTTGGTATGCCAAAATTTCTGACAAAACTGTTGTGTGGTATGCTAATAGAGACAGTCCTGCACCAAAAGGTTCAAAAGTGGAACTCAATGCCAATGATGGCTTGGTGATAACTTCTCCAAATGGTGACAGTTTGTGGAATACTGAAGGACTCAACGCTAAAGTTTCTAACGGTGTGTTCAATGATACCGGCAACTTTGTGCTTAAGGGTGAAAAACTCAACAGTGTTTGGGAGACTTTCCAGTCTCCTAGTGACACCTTCTTGCCTACTCAGACTCTCCAAAAGGGTGGAAAACTTTCTTCAAGGCTTAAGGAGACAAATTTCAGTAAAGGAAGGTTTGAGCTTCTTTTACAAGATGATGGTAATCTTGTTATGCATTCTATTAATTTACCATCTGGTTATGCCAATGAAAACTACTATGAAAGTGGAACTGTTGGTTCCAATACATCAAGTGCTGGAACTCAATTGGTCTTTGACAGATCAGGGTACTTGTATGTCAAGGGAGAGAACAATGAGAAATACAATGTGTCAGAAGGAGTGAATAAAGTCTCTACCACTGATTTTTACCTTAGAGCAACTCTTACTTTTGATGGAGTGTTCACACTTTACAAGCATCCAAAGAGTTCAACTCAGAGTGAAGGCTGGACCATAGTATGGTCTAAACCTGATAATATATGTAATCATGTTGATAATGAAGGGAGTGGTGTTTGTGGATATAATAGCTTCTGCACTTTGGGAGATGATAAGAGACCAATATGTCAGTGTCCACAACGCTACGTACTGGTTGATCCTGATGATCCAAATGGTAGCTGCAAGCCAGACTTCATACAAGGATGTGCAGAAGATGAACTAAGTAAAAACAGAAATGATCTCTATGACTTTAAGATTTTGATTGACACCGATTGGCCTATGGCAGATTCTGTGCTTCAAAGGCCTTTTACTGAAGAAGCATGTAAGAAATCTTGCATGGAAGATTGCTTTTGTTCTGTGGCTATTTTCAGGTTAGGTGATAGTTGTTGGAAGAAGAAGTTACCACTCTCAAACGGGAAAGTTGATAAAACTCTTAATGGTGCTAAGGCCTTCTTGAAAGTGAGAAAAGATAATATATCCCTTGCTGGTGTTCCTCAAAATCCAACCAATGTGACAAAGAATAATAATAGGGAAACTTTGGTTTTGGTTCTTTCTGTGCTTTTTGGTAGCTCTGCTATTCTAAATGTTGTATTCATTGTCGCAATATGTGTCAGCGCCTCCTTCATTTTTCAGTACAAAAAGAAGCTTAGAAGAGTTAGCAAGAATGACACTTCTGTTGAAATTCAATCCAATTTGCGTTGTTTCACTTATAAAGAACTTGAAGAAGCTACCAATGGGTTTTACAAAGAGCTTGGAAGGGGAGCTTTCGGTATTGTTTATGAAGGAGTCATCAACACAGGTTCCAGAACTCGTGTGGCAGTGAAGAAGTTGAACAATTTTTTGCTGGATCAAGCTCATAGGGAATTCAGGAATGAACTGAATGTCATTGGTCTCACTCATCACAAGAACTTGGTTCGTTTACTTGGATTTTGTGAGGGTGGAAGTGAAAGATTGCTTGTTTATGAGTTCATGAGCAATGGCACTTTGGCAAGTTTTCTTTTCAACGATGAGATATTGAAACCTAGTTGGAAACTAAGGCTAGAACTTGCAATAGGAATAGCTAGAGGACTTGTGTATTTACATGAAGAGTGCATCACTAGGATCATCCATTGTGACATAAAGCCTCAAAACATACTCCTTGATGATTACTTTAATGCAAGAATTTCTGACTTTGGATTAGCCAAATTGTTGAACATGAATCAAAGCAAAACCAACACTGGCATAAGGGGAACAAAAGGGTATGTTGCACTTGAATGGTTTAAAAACTCGCCTATCACAGCTAAGGTTGATGTGTATAGTTTTGGTGTAGTGCTACTTGAGATAATTTCATGTAGAAGATGTGTTGAAGAAATGGAGCAAGAAGATGAAGAGCAGGCTATCTTAACTGATTGGGCTTATGATTGCTACAAAGATGGTGCTGTAGATGCATTGGTTGAGGGTGACATTGAGGCATTGGCGGACAAGGAAAAGTTGGAGAAATTGGTAATGATTGCTATTTGGTGTGTTCAAGAGGATCCATACCTTAGACCAACCATGAGAAATGTGATACATATGCTTGAAGGTACTGTTGAAGTGCCAGTTCCACCATACCC TCACAAATTAGTGTTCAATATTCTATAA
- the LOC123883214 gene encoding serine carboxypeptidase-like 20, with product MNRKGSTICFVLLHIYLNIVLTISAPESTIVTQLPGFNGTIPSKHYAGYVTVDESHGRNLYYYFVESEGKPSEDPVVLWLNGGPGCSSFDGFIYEHGPFNFEASKTKGSLPTLHLNPYSWNKVSSIIYLDSPAGVGFSYSKNETDYVTGDIKTASDSHAFLLKWFKLYPEFLSNPFFIAGESYAGVYVPTLAYEVMKGIDAGVTPKLNFKGYIVGNGVTDEQIDGNALVPFVHGMGLISDELFEEVNRECNGNFYDSLNDNCTNKLSKIDEDIDGLNVYNILEPCYHGTEADKIITSYIRLPSSFRELGETEKRHPVRKRMFGRAWPLRAPVRDGNVPTWPQITNSNNVPCTDGSVANAWLNNDAVRKAIHTVEKSVVSSWDLCTDKISFNHDAGSMIKYHKNLTSRGYRALIFSGDHDMCVPFTGSQAWTRSIGYQIVDEWRPWLSNGQVVGYTQGYDNNLTFLTIKGAGHTVPEYKPQEALDFYKRFLAGLKI from the exons ATGAACAGAAAAGGTAGTACTATCTGTTTTGTCTTACTTCACATTTATCTGAACATTGTGCTGACAATTTCAGCACCTGAAAGTACCATTGTAACACAACTTCCAGGTTTCAATGGAACAATACCTTCCAAACACTATGCTGG GTATGTAACTGTGGATGAAAGTCATGGAAGGAATTTGTATTACTATTTTGTTGAGTCGGAAGGTAAACCTTCTGAGGATCCAGTGGTTCTTTGGCTCAATGGTGGACCTGGATGCTCTAGCTTTGATGGCTTCATATATGAGCATG GTCCTTTCAATTTTGAAGCATCAAAGACAAAGGGAAGCCTGCCGACTCTGCACCTTAATCCATACAGCTGGAACAAG GTTTCCagtattatatatttggacTCTCCTGCTGGTGTTGGGTTTTCGTACTCTAAGAATGAAACCGATTACGTAACCGGTGACATAAAGACTGCGTCTGACTCACATGCCTTTCTCCTTAAG TGGTTCAAACTATATCCCGAATTCCTTTCCAATCCTTTCTTCATTGCCGGAGAGTCATATGCAGGAGTTTATGTGCCTACTCTTGCCTATGAAGTAATGAAAG GAATCGATGCTGGAGTGACGCCGAAACTGAATTTTAAG GGTTACATTGTTGGAAATGGGGTTACAGATGAACAAATTGACGGCAATGCTCTTGTTCCATTTGTACATGGGATGGGTCTTATATCAGATGAATTGTTTGAG GAGGTTAACCGCGAGTGTAACGGGAATTTCTATGACTCACTCAACGATAATTGTACAAACAAGCTTTCAAAAATTGACGAG GACATTGATGGATTGAACGTATATAACATTCTAGAACCATGCTATCATGGCACTGAGGCAGATAAAATTATCACATCGTATATTAGATTGCCGTCTAGTTTCCGGGAGTTAGGTGAGACCGAGAAACGTCATCCTGTGAGGAAGAGAATGTTCGGTCGCGCTTGGCCTCTAAGAGCACCTGTCAGAGATGGAAATGTACCAACTTGGCCACAAATTACTAATAGCAACAATGTTCCATGCACA GATGGCTCTGTTGCAAATGCATGGTTGAACAATGACGCAGTCAGAAAAGCAATTCACACTGTAGAG AAAAGTGTAGTCAGTAGTTGGGATTTATGCACAGACAAAATTTCCTTCAATCATGACGCCGGAAGCATGATAAAGTACCACAAGAACCTAACTTCCAGAGGATATCGAGCTCTTATATTCAG TGGTGATCATGACATGTGTGTTCCATTTACGGGGAGTCAAGCATGGACGAGATCAATTGGATACCAGATTGTTGATGAATGGAGGCCTTGGCTATCCAATGGTCAAGTTGTTGG GTATACTCAAGGATATGACAACAATCTTACTTTTCTGACTATAAAG GGAGCTGGCCATACTGTTCCAGAATATAAACCACAAGAAGCATTGGATTTTTATAAACGTTTTCTCGCTGGATTGAAgatatga